One window of Bacillus alkalicellulosilyticus genomic DNA carries:
- the hpt gene encoding hypoxanthine phosphoribosyltransferase — translation MREDIKEILISEEEIETKIRELGKQLTVEYEGKNPLVIGVLKGAMLFMADLTKRIDTYIEMDFMDVSSYGAGTVSTGEVKIVKDLDTSVEGRDVLIVEDIIDSGLTLSYLVQLFHYRKAKSVKVVTLLDKPEGRKVDLTPDLAGFIVPDEFVVGYGLDYAERYRNLPYIGVLKPEIYSE, via the coding sequence ATGAGAGAAGACATTAAAGAAATACTTATTTCTGAAGAAGAGATTGAAACTAAGATTCGGGAGTTAGGGAAACAGCTAACTGTAGAATATGAAGGTAAAAATCCGCTTGTGATTGGTGTTTTAAAAGGTGCCATGCTTTTTATGGCAGATTTAACAAAGCGAATTGATACGTATATTGAAATGGATTTTATGGATGTTTCTAGCTATGGAGCTGGAACTGTCTCCACTGGTGAAGTGAAAATTGTCAAAGACTTAGATACGTCAGTGGAAGGTCGAGATGTTCTTATTGTAGAGGATATTATTGACAGTGGACTGACATTAAGCTACTTGGTTCAGTTATTTCACTATCGAAAAGCAAAATCTGTAAAAGTGGTTACACTATTAGACAAACCTGAGGGGAGAAAGGTAGACTTAACTCCTGATTTGGCTGGTTTCATCGTACCAGATGAATTTGTTGTCGGTTATGGTTTGGATTATGCTGAAAGATATCGAAATCTCCCGTATATTGGGGTACTAAAGCCCGAGATATACAGTGAGTAA
- the ftsH gene encoding ATP-dependent zinc metalloprotease FtsH translates to MNRIFRNTIFYLLIFLVIVAIVSFFSGDQTQTEPLATDQFLEHLENGEVVSFSVKPERQVYVVRGQLVGQPEGEYFEVNIPRTEQVFEKIMAAQAPGGESLWNMEQADETSGWVTFFTSIIPFIIIFILFFFLLSQAQGGGSRVMNFGKSKAKMVADDKKKAKFKDVAGADEEKQELVEVVEFLKDPRKFSAIGARIPKGVLLVGPPGTGKTLLARAVAGEAGVPFFSISGSDFVEMFVGVGASRVRDLFENAKKNAPCIIFIDEIDAVGRQRGAGLGGGHDEREQTLNQLLVEMDGFSANEGIIIIAATNRADILDPALLRPGRFDRQIMVGRPDVKGREEVLKVHARNKPLADDVNLKTIATRTPGFSGADLENLLNEAALVAARQDKKKVNMTHIEEAIDRVIAGPAKKSRVISEKEKKIVAWHEAGHTVVGVKLENADMVHKVTIVPRGQAGGYAVMLPKEDRYFMTKPELLDKIIGLLGGRVAEEIAFGEVSTGAHNDFQRATGIARKMVTEYGMSDKLGPMQFGSSSGGQVFLGRDIQNEQNYSDQIAYEIDLEVQRFIKECYERCKQILVDNRSSLDLIANTLMELETLDAEQIKSLVNEGKLPMDHHTNRVDTPDDNDSDVKVNINKKENDEENTISKNVYDKKEEEVTEENDSKDDKKDQ, encoded by the coding sequence ATGAATCGAATATTTCGTAACACAATATTCTATTTATTAATCTTTTTAGTGATAGTAGCAATTGTCAGTTTTTTCAGTGGAGACCAAACACAAACGGAACCCCTTGCAACTGACCAGTTTCTAGAGCACCTCGAAAATGGTGAGGTTGTTTCTTTCTCTGTAAAACCAGAACGTCAAGTGTATGTCGTAAGAGGCCAATTAGTAGGTCAACCTGAAGGTGAGTATTTTGAGGTTAATATTCCAAGGACTGAGCAAGTCTTTGAGAAAATTATGGCCGCGCAAGCACCTGGTGGAGAGTCATTATGGAATATGGAACAGGCTGATGAAACAAGCGGCTGGGTAACATTTTTTACGTCAATTATTCCATTCATTATTATCTTTATTTTGTTTTTCTTCTTGTTAAGTCAAGCTCAAGGCGGCGGTAGCCGTGTGATGAACTTTGGGAAAAGCAAGGCGAAGATGGTAGCAGATGATAAAAAGAAAGCAAAGTTTAAAGACGTAGCAGGTGCAGACGAAGAGAAACAAGAATTAGTCGAGGTTGTTGAATTCCTAAAAGACCCTCGTAAATTCTCGGCAATCGGCGCTAGAATACCAAAAGGGGTATTACTAGTAGGACCTCCTGGTACAGGTAAAACGTTACTAGCACGTGCAGTTGCTGGTGAAGCGGGAGTGCCATTTTTCTCTATTAGTGGTTCTGACTTTGTTGAAATGTTTGTCGGTGTCGGGGCATCTCGTGTACGTGATTTATTTGAGAATGCAAAGAAAAATGCGCCTTGTATTATATTCATTGATGAAATTGATGCTGTTGGTCGTCAACGTGGAGCTGGTCTTGGTGGAGGACACGATGAGCGTGAGCAAACCTTAAACCAATTACTCGTTGAGATGGATGGCTTTAGTGCGAATGAAGGAATTATTATCATTGCAGCCACAAACCGAGCGGATATATTAGACCCTGCCTTATTACGTCCTGGCCGATTTGATCGTCAAATCATGGTAGGTCGCCCTGATGTTAAAGGTCGAGAAGAGGTTCTTAAAGTCCATGCAAGAAATAAACCGCTTGCTGATGATGTTAATCTTAAGACGATTGCAACAAGAACTCCAGGGTTCTCTGGTGCTGATTTAGAAAATTTACTGAATGAAGCGGCACTTGTAGCTGCTCGTCAAGATAAGAAAAAAGTGAATATGACTCATATCGAAGAAGCGATTGACCGAGTAATCGCTGGGCCTGCGAAAAAGAGTCGTGTGATTTCGGAAAAAGAAAAGAAAATCGTGGCATGGCATGAAGCTGGTCATACCGTTGTTGGTGTGAAGTTAGAAAACGCTGATATGGTACATAAAGTAACGATAGTTCCTCGAGGGCAAGCAGGTGGTTACGCTGTAATGTTACCGAAAGAAGACCGATACTTTATGACCAAACCAGAGTTACTTGATAAAATTATCGGGTTACTTGGTGGACGTGTGGCTGAGGAAATTGCATTTGGAGAAGTAAGTACCGGAGCACATAATGATTTCCAACGTGCAACAGGTATTGCTCGTAAGATGGTTACTGAATACGGAATGAGCGACAAGTTAGGACCAATGCAGTTCGGGTCAAGTAGTGGAGGTCAAGTCTTCCTAGGAAGAGACATTCAAAACGAGCAAAACTATAGTGACCAAATTGCATACGAGATTGATTTGGAGGTACAACGTTTTATTAAAGAATGTTACGAACGTTGTAAGCAAATCCTAGTTGATAATCGTAGCAGCCTAGATTTGATTGCAAACACGTTAATGGAGTTAGAAACATTAGATGCGGAACAAATCAAGTCGTTAGTAAACGAAGGAAAACTTCCGATGGACCACCATACAAACCGTGTGGATACACCTGATGATAACGATTCAGATGTAAAAGTAAACATTAACAAAAAGGAAAACGATGAAGAAAACACAATTTCCAAAAATGTTTACGATAAAAAAGAGGAAGAAGTAACTGAAGAGAATGACTCTAAAGATGATAAAAAAGACCAATAA
- a CDS encoding type III pantothenate kinase, which produces MIFVVDVGNTNIVLGVYDGDELKFHWRIATSREKTEDEYGMVIKSLFSHHGVSFEEIDGIIISSVVPPIMFALEQMCIKYFGQAPIVIGPGIKTGLNIKYENPREVGADRIVNAVAAIHLYGSPLVIVDFGTATTYCYINEDKQYMGGVIAPGIGISTEALYTRASKLPRIEITKPPQVVGKNTVHAMQSGIFYGYVGQVDGIVSRMKEQSPEQPKVIATGGLATLIAEESRTIDTVDPFLTLKGLQMIYMKNKG; this is translated from the coding sequence ATGATTTTTGTTGTGGATGTGGGGAATACAAATATAGTATTAGGAGTTTACGATGGTGACGAATTGAAATTCCATTGGCGAATTGCAACTAGTCGTGAAAAAACAGAAGATGAATATGGTATGGTCATCAAAAGTTTATTCTCGCATCATGGTGTTAGCTTTGAAGAAATTGATGGAATAATTATCTCATCGGTGGTTCCTCCAATCATGTTTGCACTTGAACAAATGTGTATTAAATACTTCGGACAGGCTCCGATTGTCATTGGACCTGGGATTAAAACCGGATTAAATATTAAATATGAAAACCCTCGGGAAGTTGGGGCTGACCGAATCGTAAATGCGGTTGCAGCCATTCACCTCTATGGATCTCCATTAGTAATAGTTGATTTTGGAACAGCGACAACATATTGCTATATCAACGAGGATAAACAATACATGGGCGGAGTCATTGCACCTGGAATTGGAATTTCAACGGAGGCTTTATATACAAGGGCATCGAAGCTTCCACGAATTGAAATTACTAAGCCACCACAAGTGGTAGGTAAAAATACTGTACATGCGATGCAGTCCGGTATCTTTTATGGTTATGTTGGGCAAGTGGATGGAATCGTATCAAGAATGAAAGAACAATCACCAGAACAACCAAAAGTTATAGCTACGGGAGGATTGGCCACTTTAATTGCTGAAGAATCACGCACAATTGATACAGTTGACCCGTTCTTGACGCTTAAAGGATTACAAATGATTTATATGAAGAATAAAGGGTAG
- the hslO gene encoding Hsp33 family molecular chaperone HslO, giving the protein MSDYLIKALAFDGKVRAYAITTTVMINEAVRRQKTWATASAALGRAMTASTMMGAMLKGDSKLTVKIEGGGPIGAIIVDANAMGETRGYVTNPSVHFELNAQGKLDVARAVGTSGYLSVVKDLGMRDNFTGSVPLVSGELGEDFTYYFASSEQTPSSVGVGVLVNPDETIAASGGFIIQMLPGADDAVIDEVERRLSTLPPISKLIEAGMPPEEMLAAIVGDDNLKILEKMGVQFSCPCSKERISNALISLGKDELKDMIETDGGAETRCHFCNEEYHFSKEDLTELLEQTSQ; this is encoded by the coding sequence ATGAGTGATTATTTAATAAAAGCTCTTGCGTTTGATGGAAAGGTACGTGCGTATGCAATTACAACTACCGTAATGATAAATGAAGCGGTTCGTAGACAAAAAACTTGGGCAACGGCTTCTGCGGCATTGGGTAGAGCAATGACAGCGTCTACGATGATGGGTGCCATGCTTAAAGGCGATAGTAAATTAACGGTGAAAATTGAAGGTGGTGGCCCAATTGGAGCCATTATTGTTGATGCCAATGCAATGGGAGAGACAAGAGGGTATGTGACCAACCCTAGTGTTCATTTTGAGTTAAATGCTCAGGGGAAACTAGATGTGGCACGAGCAGTAGGAACGAGTGGCTATTTATCAGTCGTTAAAGATTTAGGGATGCGTGATAACTTTACGGGAAGTGTCCCGCTTGTTTCTGGAGAACTAGGAGAAGATTTCACCTATTACTTTGCTTCATCTGAACAAACGCCTTCATCTGTAGGGGTTGGAGTTCTTGTAAATCCTGACGAGACCATAGCGGCCTCAGGTGGATTTATTATTCAGATGTTACCAGGAGCAGATGATGCGGTCATTGATGAAGTTGAAAGGCGATTAAGTACACTTCCTCCAATCTCTAAGTTAATCGAAGCTGGCATGCCACCAGAAGAAATGCTTGCTGCGATCGTTGGAGATGACAATTTGAAAATTCTTGAGAAGATGGGAGTTCAGTTTTCTTGTCCATGTTCTAAGGAACGAATCTCGAATGCACTCATTAGTCTTGGAAAAGATGAATTAAAAGATATGATTGAGACGGACGGCGGAGCGGAAACGAGATGTCATTTCTGTAATGAAGAATACCATTTTTCAAAAGAAGATTTAACGGAATTGCTGGAACAAACATCACAATAA
- the cysK gene encoding cysteine synthase A, which yields MRVANTITDLIGQTPLVKLNRLVEDDSADVYLKLEFFNPGSSVKDRIGLAMIEAAERSGELKPGVTIVEPTSGNTGIGLAMVAAAKGYKAKLVMPETMSLERRNLLRAYGAELVLTPGPEGMGGAIRKATELAQEEGYFMPQQFENEANPIIHRETTGRELLEQVQGQIDGFVSGIGTGGTITGAGGLLKENFPDLKIYAIEPADSPVLSGGSPGPHKIQGIGAGFVPSILNTEVYDEVITVSNDEAFEYARRAAREEGILGGISSGAAISAALKVAKKLGKGKKVVAIIPSNGERYLSTPLYQFED from the coding sequence ATGAGAGTAGCAAATACAATAACTGACCTCATCGGACAAACACCGTTAGTAAAATTAAACCGTCTTGTTGAAGACGATTCAGCTGATGTATATTTAAAATTAGAATTTTTCAATCCAGGAAGTAGCGTTAAAGATCGTATTGGTCTTGCCATGATTGAAGCTGCTGAAAGAAGTGGAGAACTAAAACCAGGAGTAACGATTGTTGAACCTACTAGTGGAAACACTGGAATTGGTCTTGCGATGGTAGCTGCAGCAAAAGGCTATAAAGCTAAGTTAGTTATGCCAGAAACAATGAGTTTAGAGCGTCGTAACCTTTTAAGAGCATATGGAGCAGAGTTAGTACTAACTCCAGGTCCAGAAGGTATGGGTGGAGCTATCCGTAAAGCAACTGAACTAGCTCAAGAAGAAGGGTACTTCATGCCTCAGCAGTTTGAAAACGAAGCAAACCCTATTATCCACAGAGAAACAACAGGTCGTGAGTTACTTGAGCAAGTACAAGGACAAATTGACGGATTTGTTTCAGGTATTGGAACAGGTGGAACAATTACAGGTGCAGGTGGACTACTTAAAGAAAACTTCCCTGATTTAAAAATCTATGCAATTGAGCCTGCTGATTCTCCAGTTCTTTCTGGTGGAAGCCCGGGACCACACAAAATCCAAGGAATTGGTGCAGGATTTGTCCCAAGTATTTTAAATACAGAAGTATATGATGAAGTCATCACAGTTTCAAATGACGAAGCGTTTGAATATGCTCGACGTGCAGCTCGTGAAGAAGGAATTCTTGGAGGAATTTCATCTGGTGCAGCGATTTCAGCCGCACTAAAAGTAGCTAAAAAACTTGGAAAAGGCAAAAAAGTTGTAGCTATCATTCCAAGTAATGGAGAGCGTTATTTAAGTACTCCTTTATACCAATTCGAAGACTAA
- the pabB gene encoding aminodeoxychorismate synthase, component I, which translates to MTKHMPRHSLLESGRGGRYSIIGLHPDAIIKGKDNHFTITTSEGTKTEKGEPFFLLQQWLKQFKSPSIEDGPPFQGGAIGFISYDMVRHFERIPTSSQDDLATYDFYFLVFNDVCIYDHQYNEMTLITHYEKGDHHRAKERLEKCKQQWLKEWPEWQWEQKTTKEDDWQASLSEQEFTEAVKRIQDYIASGDVFQVNLSVRQAKPLNTEPLHIYEKLREVNPSPYMGYLHSDEFQIVSGSPELLIKKDGKVLSTRPIAGTRSRGKDEAEDERLAKSLIENEKERAEHIMLVDLERNDLGRVCEYGTVEVDELMVIEKYSHVMHIVSNVKGTLAQGHDLFDIIEATFPGGTITGAPKVRTMEIIEELEPVRRGIYTGSIGWIDFNGDMEFNIVIRTLLAKEGMAYVQAGAGIVIDSNPIAEYKESLKKARALWKAKELSEEEVTNQKVELRRN; encoded by the coding sequence ATGACCAAACATATGCCTCGCCATAGTTTATTAGAAAGTGGTAGAGGAGGTCGTTATTCTATCATTGGTTTACATCCAGATGCCATTATAAAAGGAAAAGATAATCATTTTACAATCACAACAAGCGAAGGAACGAAAACTGAAAAAGGAGAACCGTTTTTCCTATTACAACAATGGCTAAAACAGTTCAAGTCTCCTTCTATAGAAGATGGACCTCCATTTCAAGGAGGAGCGATCGGATTTATTAGCTATGACATGGTTCGCCACTTTGAAAGAATACCCACATCCTCACAAGATGATTTGGCAACGTATGATTTTTATTTCCTTGTCTTTAATGATGTCTGTATTTATGATCATCAGTACAACGAGATGACGCTTATTACTCATTATGAGAAAGGTGACCATCATCGTGCGAAAGAAAGATTAGAGAAATGTAAACAACAGTGGCTTAAAGAGTGGCCAGAATGGCAGTGGGAACAGAAAACAACTAAGGAAGATGATTGGCAAGCTTCGTTATCGGAACAAGAGTTCACGGAGGCTGTCAAAAGAATTCAAGATTACATTGCTTCAGGTGATGTTTTTCAAGTAAATCTTTCTGTAAGACAAGCTAAACCGCTTAACACGGAGCCCTTGCACATCTACGAAAAATTACGTGAGGTTAATCCTTCCCCTTACATGGGCTATCTTCATAGTGATGAATTTCAAATTGTCAGTGGGTCTCCTGAATTGCTGATTAAAAAGGACGGAAAAGTATTAAGTACACGTCCTATTGCAGGAACAAGGTCAAGAGGAAAAGATGAAGCTGAAGATGAACGCCTAGCGAAGTCTCTGATTGAAAATGAAAAAGAACGAGCTGAGCACATCATGCTAGTTGACCTTGAACGAAATGACCTTGGTCGTGTCTGTGAGTACGGGACGGTTGAAGTCGACGAACTAATGGTGATTGAAAAATATTCACACGTGATGCACATTGTTTCAAATGTGAAAGGCACGCTCGCTCAGGGGCATGACTTATTTGATATCATTGAAGCTACATTTCCAGGTGGAACTATTACTGGTGCTCCTAAAGTTAGGACAATGGAAATTATTGAAGAGCTTGAACCTGTGCGACGAGGCATTTATACTGGGTCTATAGGGTGGATTGACTTTAATGGAGATATGGAGTTTAATATTGTCATTCGAACCTTGCTAGCTAAGGAAGGTATGGCCTATGTGCAAGCTGGAGCTGGTATTGTCATCGATTCAAATCCGATAGCAGAATATAAAGAATCGTTGAAAAAGGCAAGAGCACTGTGGAAAGCAAAAGAGTTGAGTGAAGAAGAGGTAACAAATCAGAAAGTAGAGCTGAGGAGGAATTAA
- the pabA gene encoding aminodeoxychorismate/anthranilate synthase component II: MILMIDNYDSFTYNLVQYLGEMGHELIVKRNDQITISEIEELSPTYLMISPGPCSPDEAGISMEAIEYFAGKIPIFGVCLGHQSIAQVFGGDVVRADKLMHGKTSEMNHDGETIFSGMANPFTATRYHSLIVKKETLPDCLEITAETEEGEIMALRHKTLPIEGVQFHPESIMTEDGRRLLKNFIDKYAGSKV; encoded by the coding sequence ATGATTTTAATGATTGATAACTATGATTCGTTTACGTACAATTTAGTGCAATATTTAGGTGAAATGGGACATGAGTTGATAGTTAAACGAAATGACCAAATTACGATTTCTGAAATAGAAGAACTTTCTCCAACATATTTGATGATTTCTCCAGGTCCATGCAGTCCTGATGAAGCTGGAATAAGTATGGAGGCCATTGAATATTTTGCAGGGAAAATCCCGATTTTTGGAGTGTGTCTTGGACATCAATCGATTGCACAAGTATTTGGCGGCGATGTTGTCAGAGCGGATAAGTTAATGCACGGTAAGACATCTGAAATGAATCACGATGGAGAAACTATTTTTTCGGGAATGGCAAATCCTTTTACAGCAACGAGATACCACTCTCTTATCGTCAAAAAAGAAACATTACCAGATTGTTTAGAAATAACTGCTGAGACGGAAGAAGGAGAAATTATGGCGCTTCGTCATAAAACCTTGCCGATTGAAGGAGTTCAGTTTCATCCAGAGTCGATCATGACAGAGGATGGTAGACGCTTACTAAAAAACTTTATTGATAAGTACGCAGGGAGTAAGGTATAA
- the pabC gene encoding aminodeoxychorismate lyase, translating to MYLSLNGEVVEQKEATISVFEHGFMYGLGAFETFRIYKGHPFLLDDHFQRLRGSLLELGIEWNESKEYIVQHVNDLLQANELEDAYVRWNVSAGVGPLGLQTESYHSPTTIVYMKELPQEAPITKKVRILQTKRNTPEGQHRLKSHHYLNNILGKRELGNDIHMEGLFLTEKGHIAEGVVSNVFWVKDDVLYTPDIDTGILNGVTRQFVIELAKKENVFVKEGFFHENELKEADEVFITNSIQEIVPIISVDDTFFSDSSLATKLQALYSQYTTKLWSKKEL from the coding sequence ATGTACCTTTCATTAAATGGTGAAGTAGTTGAACAGAAAGAAGCGACGATTTCTGTTTTCGAACATGGATTTATGTATGGTTTAGGAGCTTTTGAAACGTTTCGAATTTATAAAGGTCATCCATTCTTATTGGATGACCATTTTCAACGTTTGCGAGGAAGTCTACTTGAGTTAGGTATAGAGTGGAATGAATCAAAAGAGTATATCGTCCAACATGTAAACGACTTATTACAAGCGAATGAACTAGAAGATGCATATGTAAGATGGAATGTTTCTGCAGGAGTTGGACCTTTAGGATTACAAACGGAATCGTATCATAGTCCAACAACTATCGTTTATATGAAAGAATTACCTCAAGAAGCGCCAATAACTAAAAAAGTAAGGATTCTACAAACGAAAAGAAATACCCCTGAAGGTCAACACCGGCTAAAATCACATCATTATTTAAATAATATTTTAGGGAAAAGAGAACTAGGTAATGATATACATATGGAAGGTCTTTTTTTAACGGAAAAAGGTCACATTGCAGAAGGTGTAGTGTCTAATGTGTTTTGGGTAAAGGATGATGTCCTTTATACACCGGATATAGATACCGGTATATTGAATGGAGTTACTCGTCAATTTGTAATTGAATTGGCGAAAAAAGAAAATGTATTTGTAAAAGAAGGTTTTTTCCATGAGAATGAACTTAAGGAAGCGGATGAAGTCTTTATTACAAACTCAATCCAAGAAATAGTCCCAATCATTTCAGTAGATGATACCTTCTTTTCGGACTCATCTCTTGCAACGAAGCTACAAGCTTTGTATTCTCAATATACGACAAAGCTTTGGAGCAAAAAGGAGCTATGA
- the folP gene encoding dihydropteroate synthase gives MSTSKKSINRRHNQYKDKTYIMGILNATPDSFSDGGKFNHVDAAVARAKELVKAGADIIDIGGESTRPGAQKVSEEDELVRVIPIIEAVSKAVNVPISIDTYKSEVARQAVIAGASIINDVWGAKAEPEIAKVAAEFDVPIVLMHNRENRLYGDLMEDMKSDLLESISICREAGVQDEQIILDPGIGFAKSYEQNLEVMRRLDELATLNYPLLLGTSRKSFIAKTLDLPVDERVEGTGATVCLGIQKGCNIVRVHDVLEMSRMAKMMDAMLAKGVNHNRG, from the coding sequence ATGTCTACGTCAAAAAAATCAATAAATAGAAGGCACAATCAATATAAAGATAAAACTTATATTATGGGTATTTTAAATGCGACACCAGACTCATTTTCTGATGGTGGTAAATTTAATCACGTGGATGCTGCTGTAGCCCGTGCAAAGGAATTGGTAAAGGCTGGAGCAGATATCATTGATATCGGAGGAGAATCAACAAGACCAGGGGCGCAGAAAGTTAGTGAAGAAGATGAATTAGTCCGTGTAATCCCGATAATTGAAGCAGTCTCTAAAGCTGTTAATGTCCCAATCTCAATTGATACGTATAAAAGCGAAGTGGCAAGACAAGCTGTTATAGCGGGAGCTTCGATTATAAATGATGTATGGGGGGCAAAAGCTGAACCTGAAATTGCAAAAGTCGCTGCTGAATTTGACGTTCCAATCGTCCTAATGCATAACCGGGAGAATCGCTTATACGGTGATTTAATGGAAGACATGAAAAGCGATTTACTTGAAAGTATATCGATTTGTAGGGAAGCTGGTGTACAGGACGAACAAATTATTCTTGATCCAGGAATTGGATTCGCAAAATCTTATGAGCAGAATCTAGAGGTAATGAGAAGACTTGATGAGTTAGCCACATTGAACTATCCTCTTCTACTAGGTACGTCTCGTAAATCTTTTATTGCAAAAACTCTAGATTTACCAGTAGATGAAAGAGTAGAAGGAACGGGAGCCACAGTATGCTTAGGAATCCAAAAAGGGTGTAATATCGTCCGTGTTCATGACGTACTTGAGATGAGTAGAATGGCTAAAATGATGGATGCAATGTTGGCAAAGGGAGTGAATCACAATCGTGGATAA
- the folB gene encoding dihydroneopterin aldolase yields the protein MDKILINDMEFYGYHGVLPEETKIGQRFYVSVELIIDLHKAGQSDDLNDTVNYGEVYHLVESIVEGKPYKLVETVAEKVSSSILESYPLVTSCIVKLVKPDPPIKGHYKSVAVEIQRSR from the coding sequence GTGGATAAAATACTAATAAACGATATGGAATTTTATGGTTACCATGGAGTCTTGCCTGAAGAAACGAAAATTGGACAACGATTTTATGTGTCTGTTGAACTAATCATTGACTTACATAAGGCAGGGCAATCAGACGACTTGAATGACACTGTAAACTACGGGGAGGTCTATCATCTTGTAGAATCAATAGTAGAAGGTAAGCCCTATAAGCTAGTTGAAACAGTTGCAGAAAAAGTGTCTAGTTCGATACTTGAAAGCTATCCGTTAGTAACTTCCTGTATCGTAAAATTGGTAAAACCAGACCCTCCTATCAAAGGTCACTATAAGTCGGTAGCGGTTGAAATTCAGAGGAGTAGGTAA
- the folK gene encoding 2-amino-4-hydroxy-6-hydroxymethyldihydropteridine diphosphokinase encodes MNNLAYVGLGSNLGDRERYLAAGIQAIEDHDFCAVSRCSSIYETEPIGFVEQASFLNMVVEVKTSLQPRELLEALKKIEESADRKREVRWGPRTLDLDILLFNQQNIKVDDLQIPHPRMTERAFVIVPLQEINPLLYVPGINKTVKDIYETLPDKEGVNVWKIQT; translated from the coding sequence TTGAATAATTTAGCATATGTTGGTTTGGGTTCGAATTTAGGAGATAGAGAGCGATATTTAGCCGCGGGCATTCAGGCCATTGAAGACCATGACTTTTGCGCGGTAAGTAGGTGTTCTTCTATTTATGAAACCGAACCTATTGGCTTTGTAGAACAAGCTTCCTTTTTAAATATGGTTGTCGAAGTAAAAACATCGCTCCAACCACGGGAACTATTGGAGGCGTTGAAGAAAATAGAAGAAAGTGCAGATCGAAAAAGAGAGGTTCGTTGGGGTCCTCGAACGTTAGACCTTGACATTTTGTTATTTAATCAACAAAATATTAAGGTGGATGATTTACAAATTCCTCACCCAAGGATGACTGAGCGTGCTTTTGTAATCGTCCCATTACAAGAGATCAATCCACTCCTTTATGTTCCGGGGATAAATAAAACGGTAAAAGACATTTACGAAACGTTACCAGATAAAGAGGGTGTAAACGTATGGAAAATCCAAACGTAG
- a CDS encoding helix-turn-helix domain-containing protein: protein MENPNVGRKIRAFRKLKGYTQESFAKTAGVSVSLLGEIERGSRMPNEEFVVKVASLLKVDISELEDK from the coding sequence ATGGAAAATCCAAACGTAGGAAGAAAGATTAGAGCTTTTCGCAAACTAAAGGGTTACACACAAGAAAGTTTTGCAAAAACAGCGGGTGTTTCGGTTTCTTTACTTGGAGAAATTGAGCGAGGATCTAGAATGCCTAATGAAGAGTTTGTAGTAAAAGTGGCCTCATTATTAAAAGTGGATATTAGCGAGTTAGAAGATAAATAA